The proteins below are encoded in one region of Penaeus chinensis breed Huanghai No. 1 chromosome 25, ASM1920278v2, whole genome shotgun sequence:
- the LOC125038614 gene encoding probable glutamate receptor, giving the protein MTFLENTKESGIKFMRHTFQVLPGVCRVPPDGEWGALRDGVWTGAVGEVVRGHADVAVAALDHTYDRSKVVDFPFGISLYSYVLVIKRPSSLDHMWTNYVREFTADAWAVAVASLLLSASCLALVGCLSPYEEAFSPGDAVLTTVASFCNSGYVIDFKSTSGRLVFTSLYAMTILLYAHYSSFLFSSLTVKKTTPPFTNLAEMYKAGTHTLGLETGGALEDYLKYSKDETIQAVWRDLVRFRDLTVSQSFGLVTSGSHAFLLSRPQYLSKYQSCDLKMLPSLYFSSQSSWPMPKNSSLLPVFRYHLRNLVHAGIYRRSLKHWRPRSHSCDSTLEFQPMGPQQVITAFMLLGCMLGLALLVLVREQLCHVLSQGAHGGYANQAIDSLYENAV; this is encoded by the exons GGGCGTATGCAGAGTGCCTCCGGACGGCGAGTGGGGAGCCTTAAGGGACGGCGTGTGGACAGGAGCAGTAGGAGAGGTGGTGCGAGGGCACGCGGACGTGGCTGTGGCGGCGTTAGACCACACTTACGACAGGTCAAAAGTCGTTGATTTTCCTTTTGGAATATCGCTGTACAG CTACGTCCTGGTGATCAAACGGCCTTCCTCCCTAGACCACATGTGGACTAACTACGTGCGCGAGTTCACCGCTGACGCCTGGGCGGTGGCCGTCGCTTCGCTGCTGTTGTCCGCCTCCTGTCTGGCTCTGGTGGGCTGTCTGTCGCCCTACGAGGAGGCCTTTTCCCCCGGTGACGCGGTGCTGACGACTGTGGCGTCCTTCTGCAACTCGG GCTACGTGATCGACTTCAAGAGCACCTCAGGAAGGCTGGTGTTCACCTCGCTGTACGCCATGACCATCCTGCTGTACGCCCACTACAGCTCCTTCCTGTTTTCCTCGCTCACCGTGAAAAAGACCACGCCCCCTTTCACGAACCTCGCGGAGATGTACAAGGCGGGCACGCACACGCTCGGCCTCGAGACCGGGGGCGCCCTCGAGGATTACCTCaag TATTCCAAGGACGAGACGATCCAGGCCGTGTGGCGAGACTTGGTCCGGTTCCGAGACCTCACCGTAAGCCAGAGTTTCGGCTTGGTGACCTCGGGCTCCCACGCCTTCCTGCTCTCCCGGCCCCAGTACCTGTCCAAGTACCAGAGTTGTGACCTCAAGATGCTGCCTTCGCTCTACTTCTCGTCGCAGTCCTCGTGGCCGATGCCCAAGAACTCGTCTCTGCTGCCCGTCTTCAGATATCa CCTCCGGAACCTCGTCCACGCCGGCATCTACCGGCGATCCTTGAAGCACTGGCGGCCGCGCTCGCACTCCTGCGACAGCACCCTAGAGTTCCAGCCCATGGGACCCCAGCAGGTGATCACGGCGTTCATGCTCCTGGGCTGCATGCTCGGCCTGGCCCTCCTCGTGCTCGTGAGGGAGCAGCTGTGCCACGTCCTCTCCCAGGG AGCTCATGGAGGATATGCAAATCAGGCCATAGACTCATTATATGAGAATGCAGTCTGA